A window from Pseudomonas alloputida encodes these proteins:
- a CDS encoding BCCT family transporter: MRAESGLLKGLNPTVTIWSLLAVVAFVLFCALFAEHAAAVFQRASDFILQNFKWFYLISVTGVLGLLIYLMCSKFGSMKLGRDDDKPEFSFGSWIAMLFSGGMGIGLIFWSVAEPMWHYAGNPFATGLTDEAATTAMRITLFHWGLHPWAIFTIVGLGLAYFAYRKGLPLSMRSILYPLIGERIYGPIGHVVDILAVVITAFGVSQSLGLGVVQMNTGLSQVFDLPISLGVQITLIVLITLVTTVSVMAGVSRGMKRLSEWNMLLSVVLVVLILLLGPTRYIINLMLESTGDYASHVVGLSFWSDTQKDSGWQNWWTAFYWPWWMTWGPFVGLFIARISKGRSIRELIAGALLVPTLVTIIWMSVFGGTALKAEQLDRQQHAELVASGELQGDKAKYEGGTVLLATKQETTAAMFTLLHKIDAGTLGKVLSVLVCILLATYFITSADSGTQVLCTLNSMGSANPPQSIRLLWCILEGAIAMALLMAGGLKAIQMASIAAGLPIAGFILLISYTLMRSLRQEMADGLLDTPPGGRLPIPGIHPQGITPVAGPLACEGLDMGLTAKKAS; the protein is encoded by the coding sequence ATGCGTGCCGAATCTGGCCTGCTCAAAGGCCTCAATCCCACCGTGACGATCTGGTCGTTACTGGCCGTAGTAGCCTTTGTGCTGTTTTGCGCCCTGTTTGCCGAACATGCAGCAGCGGTTTTTCAACGTGCATCTGACTTCATCCTGCAGAATTTCAAATGGTTCTACCTGATTTCCGTCACGGGTGTGCTGGGGCTACTGATCTATCTGATGTGCAGCAAGTTTGGGTCTATGAAGCTTGGGCGAGACGACGACAAACCCGAGTTCAGCTTCGGCTCCTGGATCGCCATGTTGTTCAGTGGCGGCATGGGCATCGGACTGATCTTCTGGTCGGTTGCCGAACCCATGTGGCATTACGCGGGCAACCCGTTCGCCACCGGCCTCACCGACGAAGCCGCCACCACAGCTATGCGAATTACCCTATTCCACTGGGGCCTGCATCCCTGGGCTATTTTTACCATCGTTGGCCTGGGCCTTGCCTACTTTGCCTATCGCAAGGGCTTGCCGCTGAGCATGCGCTCGATCCTTTACCCGCTGATTGGTGAGCGCATCTATGGGCCCATCGGACATGTGGTGGACATCCTTGCCGTGGTGATTACCGCGTTCGGTGTATCCCAGTCGCTGGGCCTGGGCGTGGTGCAAATGAACACCGGGCTGAGCCAGGTGTTTGACCTGCCCATCAGCCTGGGGGTGCAGATCACCTTGATCGTGCTCATTACCCTCGTTACTACCGTATCGGTGATGGCCGGCGTGTCGCGTGGCATGAAGCGCCTTTCGGAATGGAATATGCTGTTGTCGGTGGTGCTGGTGGTGTTGATCCTGCTGCTGGGGCCAACCCGCTACATCATCAACCTGATGTTGGAGAGCACCGGCGACTACGCCAGCCATGTAGTGGGTCTGAGCTTTTGGAGCGATACCCAGAAGGACAGCGGCTGGCAGAACTGGTGGACGGCGTTCTACTGGCCGTGGTGGATGACCTGGGGCCCGTTTGTCGGTCTGTTCATTGCGCGAATTTCCAAAGGCCGCAGCATCCGTGAACTGATCGCCGGCGCGCTGTTGGTACCCACCCTGGTGACGATCATCTGGATGTCGGTGTTCGGTGGTACCGCGCTCAAGGCTGAGCAGCTCGATCGTCAGCAGCACGCAGAACTGGTTGCCAGTGGTGAGCTGCAGGGCGACAAGGCCAAGTACGAAGGTGGCACGGTATTGCTGGCGACCAAGCAGGAAACCACCGCTGCCATGTTCACCCTGCTGCACAAGATCGACGCCGGTACGTTGGGCAAGGTGCTGAGCGTGCTGGTCTGTATCCTGCTGGCGACGTACTTCATCACCTCGGCCGACTCCGGCACCCAGGTGCTGTGTACGTTGAACTCCATGGGCAGCGCCAACCCGCCGCAGAGTATCCGCCTGCTCTGGTGCATCCTGGAAGGTGCTATAGCCATGGCTCTGCTGATGGCGGGGGGGCTCAAGGCGATCCAGATGGCGAGCATTGCGGCGGGATTGCCGATTGCGGGGTTCATCCTGCTGATTAGTTACACCCTGATGCGCAGCTTGCGCCAGGAGATGGCTGACGGCCTGCTTGATACGCCGCCGGGTGGGCGCCTTCCTATACCTGGGATTCACCCGCAAGGCATCACGCCGGTGGCTGGGCCCTTGGCCTGCGAGGGGCTTGATATGGGGCTGACAGCGAAGAAAGCCAGCTAA
- a CDS encoding copper resistance system multicopper oxidase, with protein sequence MQSKTTRRSFVKGLAATGLLGGLGMWRAPVWAVTSPGQPNVLTGTDFDLYIGELPVNITGAARTAMAINGSLPGPILRWREGDTVTLRVRNRLKQDTSIHWHGIILPANMDGVPGLSFHGIAPDGMYEYKFKVHQNGTYWYHSHSGFQEQVGVYGALVIDAKDPEPFTYDRDYVVMLSDWTDEDPARVMSKLKKQSDYYNFHKRTVGDFVDDVSEKGWSAAVADRKMWAEMKMSPTDLADVSGHTYTYLMNGQAPNGNWTGIFKPGEKIRLRFINGSAMTYFDVRIPGLKMTVVAADGQYVKPVSIDEFRIAVAETYDVIVEPENEQAYTIFAQSMDRTGYSRGTLAVREGLQAPVPAVDPRPLISMSDMGMDHGSMGGMDHGGMAGMDHSKMAGMDHGSMAGMDHSKMAGMDHGSMAGMDHSKMAGMDHGSMAGMDHSKMAGMDHGNMAGMDHSNMASSGGMQTHPASETNNPLVDMQTMTPTPKLNDPGIGFRDNGRRVLTYSDLRSTFIDPDGREPGRTIELHLTGHMEKFAWSFDGIKFSDAEPLRLKYGERLRITLVNDTMMTHPIHLHGMWSDLEDEDGNFMVRKHTIDMPPGSKRSYRVTADALGRWAYHCHLMYHMEMGMFREVRVDE encoded by the coding sequence ATGCAAAGCAAAACCACGAGACGTTCATTCGTCAAAGGCCTGGCTGCTACCGGACTACTGGGTGGGCTGGGCATGTGGCGCGCGCCGGTCTGGGCCGTAACCAGCCCTGGCCAGCCTAACGTACTGACCGGCACCGATTTTGACCTGTACATCGGGGAGCTCCCGGTGAACATTACCGGGGCAGCTCGAACGGCGATGGCCATCAACGGTTCGCTGCCAGGACCAATACTCCGTTGGCGCGAAGGCGACACGGTCACGCTACGGGTTCGCAACCGCTTGAAGCAGGACACGTCCATCCACTGGCACGGCATCATCCTGCCGGCGAATATGGACGGCGTGCCGGGTCTAAGCTTCCATGGCATCGCTCCCGACGGCATGTACGAGTACAAGTTCAAGGTCCACCAGAACGGCACCTACTGGTACCACAGCCATTCGGGCTTCCAGGAGCAGGTCGGTGTTTACGGTGCGCTGGTGATTGATGCCAAGGATCCAGAGCCTTTCACCTACGATCGTGACTATGTCGTCATGCTGAGTGATTGGACCGACGAAGATCCGGCGCGAGTTATGTCCAAGCTCAAAAAACAGTCGGACTATTACAACTTCCACAAGCGCACCGTTGGCGACTTCGTCGACGACGTGAGCGAGAAAGGTTGGTCTGCTGCTGTGGCCGATCGAAAGATGTGGGCCGAGATGAAGATGAGCCCAACCGATCTCGCTGACGTGAGCGGGCACACCTACACCTACCTCATGAACGGCCAGGCGCCAAATGGGAACTGGACGGGAATCTTCAAGCCAGGGGAGAAAATCCGGCTTCGCTTTATCAATGGCTCGGCGATGACCTATTTCGACGTGCGGATCCCCGGCTTGAAAATGACGGTTGTCGCAGCCGACGGTCAGTACGTTAAGCCAGTGTCGATCGATGAATTCCGGATTGCCGTTGCTGAAACCTACGATGTCATTGTCGAGCCTGAAAACGAGCAGGCTTACACCATCTTTGCTCAATCCATGGATCGCACCGGCTATTCAAGGGGTACCTTGGCTGTCCGTGAGGGCCTGCAGGCACCGGTGCCGGCTGTAGATCCAAGGCCTCTCATCTCCATGAGTGATATGGGGATGGACCACGGCAGCATGGGTGGCATGGATCACGGCGGTATGGCCGGTATGGACCACAGCAAGATGGCCGGCATGGACCACGGCAGCATGGCCGGTATGGACCACAGCAAGATGGCTGGCATGGACCACGGCAGCATGGCCGGTATGGACCACAGCAAGATGGCTGGCATGGACCACGGCAGCATGGCCGGTATGGACCACAGCAAGATGGCTGGCATGGACCACGGCAACATGGCCGGTATGGATCACAGCAATATGGCCTCCAGCGGTGGCATGCAAACTCATCCCGCCTCCGAAACAAACAACCCTCTGGTCGATATGCAGACCATGACCCCTACGCCAAAGCTGAACGATCCGGGGATCGGGTTTCGCGATAACGGGCGTCGGGTTCTCACGTATTCGGATTTGCGTAGCACCTTCATCGACCCGGACGGCCGGGAACCTGGCCGGACCATCGAACTGCACCTTACCGGGCATATGGAAAAGTTCGCTTGGTCCTTCGATGGGATCAAGTTTTCTGACGCAGAGCCGCTGCGGCTCAAGTACGGCGAGCGCCTGCGTATTACCTTGGTCAACGACACCATGATGACTCACCCCATCCATCTGCACGGCATGTGGAGTGACCTGGAGGATGAGGACGGCAATTTCATGGTGCGAAAACACACGATCGATATGCCGCCTGGCTCGAAACGAAGCTATCGCGTAACCGCAGATGCACTCGGGCGCTGGGCCTATCACTGTCACCTCATGTACCACATGGAGATGGGCATGTTCCGAGAAGTCCGCGTGGACGAATGA
- a CDS encoding DUF2790 domain-containing protein — protein MNTAKSIAALMLVIASSSALAEGGSDRLHGKMIQANEQAMRAYAAANGKKPPEVIHYRYGMKLDVARVISMTSLKGSCDVMPTQMNYEDSTGELKILEYRSAGINCRGQN, from the coding sequence ATGAACACCGCTAAAAGCATTGCCGCCCTCATGCTCGTAATCGCCTCCTCATCCGCTTTAGCTGAAGGAGGATCTGATCGCTTACACGGAAAGATGATTCAGGCAAATGAGCAAGCAATGCGTGCCTACGCCGCTGCCAATGGAAAAAAACCACCTGAAGTGATCCATTATCGCTACGGAATGAAACTGGATGTGGCGAGAGTTATCAGTATGACTTCGCTCAAAGGTAGCTGCGACGTGATGCCGACACAGATGAATTACGAGGACTCAACAGGTGAGTTGAAAATCCTCGAATATCGCTCTGCTGGAATTAACTGTAGAGGTCAAAACTGA
- a CDS encoding heavy metal response regulator transcription factor: MKLLVAEDEPKIGAYLQQGLTEAGFTVDRVVTGTDALQYALSEAYDLLILDVMMPGLDGWEVLRMVRAAGKEVPVLFLTARDGVDDRVKGLELGADDYLVKPFAFSELLARVRTLLRRGSSGSAQTTMKMADLEVDLLKRRATRNGKRIDLTAKEFSLLELLMRRRGEVLPKSLIASQVWDMNFDSDTNVIEVAVRRLRAKIDDDFAPKLIHTVRGMGYLMDVPE; encoded by the coding sequence ATGAAATTACTCGTAGCCGAAGATGAGCCAAAAATCGGGGCCTACCTGCAGCAAGGGCTGACGGAGGCAGGCTTTACCGTCGATCGTGTGGTTACAGGGACCGACGCGCTGCAATACGCTTTGAGCGAGGCGTATGACCTGCTGATTCTTGATGTAATGATGCCGGGGCTAGACGGCTGGGAGGTGCTGCGGATGGTACGTGCGGCAGGGAAAGAGGTCCCAGTCTTGTTTTTGACGGCCCGTGATGGCGTGGACGATCGCGTGAAAGGGTTAGAACTCGGGGCTGACGATTACCTGGTCAAACCCTTTGCATTCTCGGAACTGCTAGCGCGTGTGCGCACTTTGCTGCGAAGAGGCAGCAGTGGCTCTGCTCAGACCACTATGAAGATGGCTGACCTGGAGGTAGACCTGCTTAAGCGCCGGGCCACCCGAAATGGCAAGCGGATCGACCTCACAGCCAAGGAGTTCTCCTTACTGGAACTACTCATGCGCCGACGCGGCGAGGTGCTGCCGAAGTCCCTGATCGCATCGCAGGTGTGGGATATGAACTTCGACAGCGACACTAACGTGATCGAGGTTGCTGTTCGTAGGTTGCGGGCCAAGATTGATGACGATTTCGCCCCCAAGCTCATACATACAGTTCGTGGCATGGGCTATCTGATGGATGTTCCCGAGTAA
- a CDS encoding LysR substrate-binding domain-containing protein has product MKIQPLPPLNSLHAFESAARHLSFTLAAKELNVTQGAISRQVRLLEDYLGKALFTRTTRSMSLTPTGAQYYETVRECMLHLARATGDIRQWQGNQQVTVATSTAMASLWLLPKVSEFQSAHENIDLRIIAHDHVKDYARLDSDLALYYCNPPPKDMAVTPLFSEEIFLVCSPAYLARHPQLSSIEGLSSCTWLWLEDSQRDWVGWPEWFKRLGYEPMTPKHRVNINSYGMLIQSAISGQGVALAWGNLVDDALSTGALVKPNDVVLQTDAKFCLLESSTERGPRESVRLFRDWLMALPSVQK; this is encoded by the coding sequence GTGAAAATCCAGCCTCTTCCGCCGCTCAACAGTCTTCATGCGTTTGAGTCTGCGGCACGCCACTTGAGCTTTACCCTTGCCGCCAAGGAATTGAATGTTACCCAGGGTGCAATTAGCCGTCAGGTTCGCCTTCTTGAGGACTACCTGGGCAAGGCACTATTCACCCGTACCACCCGTAGCATGTCCCTGACCCCCACCGGCGCGCAGTATTACGAAACGGTGCGTGAATGCATGCTTCACCTGGCCCGCGCCACCGGCGATATACGCCAGTGGCAAGGCAACCAACAAGTCACCGTTGCCACCAGTACCGCCATGGCGTCGCTGTGGTTACTGCCCAAGGTGTCGGAATTCCAGAGTGCCCATGAAAACATCGACCTGCGGATCATCGCCCACGATCATGTGAAGGATTACGCCAGGCTCGACAGCGACCTGGCGCTTTACTACTGCAACCCACCGCCCAAGGACATGGCTGTCACGCCGCTGTTCTCGGAAGAAATCTTCCTGGTGTGCAGCCCGGCCTATCTGGCCAGGCATCCGCAACTGAGCAGCATCGAAGGGTTGTCGTCGTGTACCTGGCTCTGGCTTGAAGACTCCCAGCGCGACTGGGTAGGTTGGCCCGAATGGTTCAAGCGCCTGGGATACGAGCCCATGACCCCCAAGCATCGCGTCAATATCAACAGCTACGGTATGCTGATCCAGTCGGCGATCAGTGGCCAGGGCGTGGCCCTGGCCTGGGGCAACCTGGTGGACGATGCGTTGAGCACCGGTGCGCTGGTCAAGCCCAACGATGTGGTACTCCAGACCGACGCCAAGTTCTGCCTGCTGGAGTCGTCCACCGAGCGTGGTCCTCGTGAAAGCGTGCGGCTGTTCCGGGACTGGTTGATGGCCCTGCCTTCGGTGCAGAAATAG
- a CDS encoding co-regulatory protein PtrA N-terminal domain-containing protein, with the protein MNMIKAIVMVVTFGMASLALAEGGADRTFARMEAARASSMQAYQVAQEKKAEAPVTAQSQKHPGHESC; encoded by the coding sequence ATGAACATGATCAAAGCGATTGTGATGGTAGTCACCTTCGGCATGGCGAGCCTCGCCCTGGCTGAAGGCGGCGCGGATCGCACCTTCGCCAGGATGGAAGCTGCACGTGCATCTTCCATGCAGGCTTACCAGGTTGCTCAGGAGAAAAAAGCAGAGGCTCCCGTTACCGCCCAAAGCCAAAAGCACCCCGGCCACGAGAGCTGCTGA
- a CDS encoding copper resistance protein B → MANSVARPSLLAFAVSLGVLGVSPSFAAEMDHSGMDHSAMGHGAMQMDDASSQAAMPGMDHSQMGASKQPTQPAPVDHSKMGHGQPKAKPASMDHSKMDHGSMKGMDHGSMEGMDHGAMGHSTMGNGNADSPTPTSRTPIPVLTDADRQAAFPPLDGHKMDDSGFNSFFLLDQLEYQDADEGSTLAWDASGWVGGDINRLWIRSEGERTNGVTEDAELQLLYGRSVSPWWDVVAGVRQDFKPEDPQTWAAFGIQGLALYDFEAEATAFIGENGQTAARLEGEYDILLTNRLILQPTAEANFYGKNDPERGVGSGLANTEVGLRLRYEIVRQFAPYIGVTWSRSYGKTADFIRDEGGDVDEARFVAGIRMWF, encoded by the coding sequence ATGGCCAATAGCGTTGCACGACCATCGCTGCTGGCATTCGCCGTTTCTCTAGGTGTGCTGGGCGTTTCGCCCAGCTTCGCCGCTGAAATGGATCATTCCGGAATGGACCACTCGGCAATGGGCCACGGTGCCATGCAGATGGACGACGCCTCATCACAGGCTGCGATGCCGGGCATGGACCACAGCCAGATGGGCGCGAGCAAGCAACCCACGCAACCTGCACCCGTTGATCACAGCAAAATGGGCCATGGCCAGCCCAAAGCGAAACCCGCCTCGATGGACCACAGCAAGATGGACCATGGAAGCATGAAAGGCATGGATCACGGGTCCATGGAAGGCATGGATCATGGCGCGATGGGTCATTCCACGATGGGAAACGGGAACGCTGATTCGCCGACCCCGACCAGCCGTACGCCAATCCCGGTGCTGACTGATGCCGACCGGCAGGCTGCCTTCCCCCCGCTTGACGGGCACAAAATGGATGACAGCGGGTTCAACAGCTTTTTCTTGCTGGACCAACTGGAATACCAAGATGCCGATGAAGGTAGCACGCTTGCTTGGGATGCATCCGGCTGGGTGGGCGGCGATATCAATAGGCTCTGGATTCGCTCGGAAGGTGAACGAACCAATGGTGTGACTGAAGATGCTGAGCTGCAGCTCCTCTATGGCCGCTCGGTAAGCCCGTGGTGGGATGTTGTCGCCGGCGTCCGGCAGGATTTCAAACCGGAGGATCCGCAGACCTGGGCTGCGTTCGGTATTCAGGGCCTGGCCCTGTATGACTTCGAAGCTGAAGCCACCGCCTTTATCGGCGAGAACGGTCAAACCGCTGCCCGTCTGGAGGGCGAGTACGACATCTTGCTAACCAATCGTTTAATTCTTCAGCCAACCGCTGAGGCCAACTTTTATGGCAAGAACGACCCGGAACGCGGCGTCGGCTCTGGCCTGGCAAACACCGAAGTCGGGCTGCGGTTACGGTACGAGATTGTTCGCCAGTTCGCGCCATACATAGGTGTCACCTGGAGCCGTTCCTACGGCAAAACCGCCGATTTCATTCGGGATGAAGGCGGGGACGTGGACGAAGCTCGTTTTGTGGCCGGTATTCGGATGTGGTTTTGA
- a CDS encoding DUF411 domain-containing protein, with the protein MTSKRRFLGLSTAASLLIASAAFAAEPLTIDVHRDANCGCCKKWIAHLEANGFKVVDHVETDMRAVKQELGVAPRLASCHTAVIDGKFVEGHVPAAQVQELIKRNDLAGVAVPGMPAGSPGMEVDGMKHAYQVIGLTKSGDDQVVASYPDT; encoded by the coding sequence ATGACAAGTAAGCGCCGCTTCCTCGGTTTAAGTACCGCAGCGTCACTTCTAATCGCCTCAGCCGCCTTTGCTGCGGAGCCCCTGACTATCGATGTGCACCGGGACGCTAATTGCGGTTGCTGTAAGAAATGGATAGCGCACTTGGAGGCAAACGGCTTCAAGGTCGTCGACCACGTTGAAACGGACATGAGGGCGGTGAAGCAAGAGCTAGGAGTAGCTCCGAGGCTGGCTTCGTGTCACACCGCGGTTATCGATGGCAAGTTTGTGGAAGGTCACGTCCCCGCAGCCCAGGTGCAGGAGCTCATAAAGCGCAACGACCTGGCAGGCGTCGCGGTACCTGGCATGCCCGCTGGCTCACCAGGTATGGAGGTTGATGGCATGAAACACGCCTATCAAGTCATCGGCCTCACCAAGAGTGGGGACGATCAAGTAGTTGCCAGTTATCCTGACACGTAA
- a CDS encoding c-type cytochrome: MKKTITTLVAAGAVTSAAVLGAAYFGLVNVGADDPHFPAVHAFLAMARDRSIEVRASDIEVPNLKDPALIQAGAGNYNAMCIGCHLAPGVEKTELSQALYPSPPNLTEIGVSGDPAAAFWTIKHGIKATGMPAWGKSMDDQYIWGIVAFLDQLPQLNAEQYQMMVASSGGHQHGGGESDMHNHEGQHGGAKSGHGNHDDSAANGVAEESHDHGSSHSESSSVAEHHGEHESGEAHSDHHTGSTPKTHVHKDGKEHTHDK, from the coding sequence ATGAAAAAAACAATTACAACGCTGGTGGCGGCAGGTGCTGTTACTAGCGCAGCAGTGCTAGGTGCTGCTTACTTCGGTCTCGTGAACGTTGGTGCGGACGACCCACACTTCCCCGCTGTGCATGCGTTTTTGGCCATGGCGCGGGATCGCTCGATTGAAGTCCGAGCAAGCGACATTGAGGTGCCAAACCTTAAAGATCCTGCTCTCATCCAAGCAGGGGCAGGCAACTACAACGCCATGTGTATCGGTTGCCACCTCGCGCCAGGGGTGGAGAAAACTGAACTCAGCCAAGCCCTATACCCATCCCCACCAAACCTCACCGAGATAGGTGTAAGCGGTGACCCTGCTGCTGCGTTTTGGACCATCAAGCACGGTATCAAAGCGACAGGCATGCCAGCCTGGGGTAAGAGCATGGACGACCAGTACATCTGGGGAATCGTCGCGTTCCTGGACCAGCTACCGCAACTCAATGCTGAGCAGTACCAGATGATGGTCGCTTCCAGTGGTGGTCACCAACATGGCGGTGGCGAAAGCGATATGCATAACCATGAAGGCCAACACGGTGGTGCGAAATCAGGTCATGGAAATCATGATGATTCCGCAGCAAACGGCGTGGCTGAGGAAAGTCATGATCATGGCAGTTCGCATTCGGAGTCTTCATCAGTAGCGGAGCACCACGGTGAACACGAGTCCGGCGAGGCGCACTCGGACCACCACACAGGTTCTACTCCCAAAACCCATGTGCACAAAGACGGGAAGGAGCACACTCATGACAAGTAA
- a CDS encoding heavy metal sensor histidine kinase: protein MRAQSSLVKRLTLMFMFAVIAVLVVAGVSFYMLSQHHFQMLDEQALAEKLESTRHILSLSAARDELEDQEPQLRALLGAHQDLSAEILDADGTVLFSDSKASRIPERFKQASSGAVWDWKIDSRNFRGITSQLAIAQSQAPVTVMLMLDVTSHAHFFKTLQWWFGIGLVISALVSAGLGWIVAKSGLRPVGQITKVATSMSARSLRERIPLEPVPLELQELILSFNGMLARLEDAFVRLSNFSADIAHELRTPVSNLLTHTEVVLTKKRDLDAYEDNLYSNLEDLKRMSRMIDDMLFLAKADNGLIIPEQVDIDLVGLVSRLIEYYQLAAEDRSIRLALQGEGTIRGDRLMIDRAVSNILSNALRYTPEGHDIAVRIVEAADQVNLSVQNNGATIDPEHINKIFDRFYRADPARREGSPSNAGLGLAITRSIIEAHGGRIWCTSADGVTSFHIALPHAKQSTSKPQTA from the coding sequence ATGCGCGCCCAATCGTCGCTCGTTAAACGCCTTACCCTCATGTTCATGTTCGCGGTCATCGCCGTATTGGTCGTTGCCGGCGTGAGCTTCTACATGCTCAGTCAGCACCATTTCCAGATGCTGGATGAGCAAGCCCTGGCCGAGAAACTCGAATCCACCCGGCACATCCTTTCACTTTCAGCAGCACGTGATGAACTTGAGGATCAGGAGCCTCAACTGCGTGCTTTGTTGGGGGCTCATCAGGACCTTTCTGCGGAGATTCTTGATGCTGACGGTACTGTCCTGTTCTCGGACTCCAAGGCATCCCGCATCCCTGAGCGCTTTAAGCAGGCCTCTTCTGGCGCCGTTTGGGACTGGAAAATCGACTCGCGGAACTTCCGGGGGATTACCTCTCAACTGGCTATAGCGCAGTCGCAGGCGCCGGTAACAGTCATGTTGATGCTGGATGTCACCAGCCATGCCCACTTTTTCAAGACGCTGCAATGGTGGTTCGGCATTGGCTTGGTCATCAGCGCTCTGGTTAGTGCAGGATTAGGGTGGATCGTGGCCAAGAGCGGTCTTCGGCCGGTTGGGCAGATCACCAAGGTGGCGACATCCATGTCTGCCCGGTCCCTTCGCGAGCGAATTCCATTGGAGCCCGTGCCGCTTGAATTGCAGGAGCTGATCCTCTCCTTCAACGGAATGCTTGCACGCCTGGAAGACGCGTTCGTCCGGCTATCAAACTTCTCAGCCGACATCGCACATGAGCTGCGGACTCCGGTAAGTAATCTTCTGACGCATACCGAAGTCGTTCTGACCAAAAAACGCGACCTCGATGCCTACGAAGACAACCTCTACTCCAATCTTGAAGACCTCAAGCGCATGTCGCGCATGATCGATGACATGCTGTTCCTGGCAAAAGCTGATAACGGCTTGATCATCCCCGAGCAGGTTGATATCGATCTGGTCGGGCTAGTGTCCAGACTGATTGAGTACTACCAGCTTGCAGCCGAAGACCGAAGCATTCGGCTTGCCCTTCAAGGCGAAGGTACGATCCGTGGTGACCGGCTAATGATTGACCGGGCGGTTTCCAACATTCTATCCAACGCTTTGCGCTATACCCCCGAAGGCCACGATATCGCCGTCCGGATTGTCGAGGCGGCTGATCAAGTGAACCTGTCCGTCCAGAACAATGGGGCCACGATTGATCCGGAACATATCAACAAAATCTTCGACCGGTTCTATCGCGCTGACCCTGCAAGGCGGGAAGGAAGCCCAAGCAACGCCGGCTTGGGTCTGGCCATAACGCGTTCGATCATCGAGGCTCATGGTGGGCGGATTTGGTGTACCTCCGCTGACGGCGTGACGAGTTTTCACATCGCTCTGCCGCACGCCAAACAATCCACTTCCAAGCCTCAAACGGCTTAA